One part of the Fusobacterium pseudoperiodonticum genome encodes these proteins:
- a CDS encoding AAA family ATPase, whose protein sequence is MKRLAIGIDDFRKIIKEDCYYVDKTKFIEAILEDASNVKLFTRPRRFGKTLNMSMLKYFFDVRESEENRELFNGLDIEKSKYIDEQGKYPTILISLKSIKYETWEESLEQLKSLVSNLYNEFEYIRECLNESEIELFNDIWFKKENGEYANSLKNLTSFLYKYYKKEVVLLIDEYDIPLITAHKYGYYNEIINFYKIFLGEALKTNQYLKMGVLTGIIRVIKTGIFSDLNNLKVYSILEKKYSEFFGFTEEEVKKALQYFNIEEELINVKYWYDGYKFGNSELYNPWSIINFLDGRELKNYWVGTSENFLIKNILENSTSRTNEILDKLFNEEEVEEAITGTSDLSILMDSKEVWELLLFSGYLTVKEKLDDDIYSLKLPNMEVKKLFKKEFINVHFGISLFRKTMEALKNLNFNDFEKYFQEIMLKSTSNWDTSKEAFYHGLSLGMLSYLDNDYYVTSNFEAGFGRYDVVLEPKNRNDRAFILEFKVAEAENKLEKLSKEAIKQIEEKKYDINLKSKEIKEITSVGIAFYGKKLKVSYK, encoded by the coding sequence ATGAAAAGGTTAGCCATAGGTATAGATGATTTTAGAAAAATAATAAAAGAAGATTGCTATTATGTGGACAAGACAAAATTTATAGAAGCTATTTTAGAAGATGCTTCAAATGTAAAATTATTTACTCGTCCTAGAAGATTTGGAAAAACATTAAATATGTCTATGCTAAAGTATTTCTTTGATGTTAGAGAAAGTGAAGAAAATAGAGAACTTTTTAATGGATTAGATATAGAAAAATCAAAATATATAGATGAGCAAGGAAAATATCCTACAATTTTAATTTCATTAAAAAGTATAAAATATGAAACTTGGGAAGAAAGTTTAGAGCAATTAAAAAGTTTAGTATCTAATTTATATAATGAATTTGAATATATTAGAGAATGTTTGAATGAAAGTGAAATAGAACTTTTCAATGATATATGGTTTAAAAAAGAAAATGGAGAATATGCTAATTCACTAAAAAATTTAACATCTTTTCTATATAAATATTATAAAAAAGAAGTAGTCTTATTAATAGATGAATACGATATACCTTTAATAACAGCACATAAATATGGCTATTATAATGAAATTATAAACTTTTATAAAATATTTTTAGGAGAAGCTTTAAAAACTAATCAATATTTGAAAATGGGAGTTTTAACTGGGATAATTAGAGTAATAAAGACAGGAATATTTTCTGATTTAAATAATTTAAAAGTTTATTCTATTTTAGAAAAAAAATATTCAGAATTTTTTGGTTTTACAGAAGAAGAGGTAAAAAAAGCATTACAATATTTTAATATAGAAGAAGAATTGATAAATGTAAAATATTGGTATGATGGCTATAAATTTGGAAATTCAGAGTTATATAATCCTTGGAGTATAATTAATTTCTTAGATGGAAGAGAACTAAAAAACTATTGGGTAGGAACTTCAGAAAATTTTTTAATAAAAAATATATTAGAAAATTCTACAAGTAGAACTAATGAAATTTTAGATAAGCTATTCAATGAAGAAGAAGTAGAAGAAGCCATTACAGGGACATCAGATTTATCAATATTAATGGATAGTAAAGAAGTATGGGAACTACTATTATTTAGTGGATATTTAACTGTAAAAGAAAAGCTTGATGATGATATTTACTCATTGAAACTACCAAATATGGAAGTAAAAAAGCTATTTAAAAAAGAATTTATCAATGTACATTTTGGTATAAGTTTATTTAGAAAAACAATGGAAGCCTTAAAAAATCTTAACTTTAATGATTTTGAAAAATATTTTCAAGAGATAATGTTAAAATCAACAAGTAATTGGGATACAAGTAAAGAAGCTTTCTATCATGGATTATCATTAGGAATGCTGAGTTACTTAGACAATGATTACTATGTAACATCTAATTTTGAAGCAGGCTTTGGAAGATATGATGTGGTATTAGAACCAAAAAATAGAAATGATAGAGCTTTTATTTTAGAGTTTAAAGTTGCAGAAGCTGAAAATAAATTAGAAAAATTATCAAAAGAAGCAATTAAACAGATTGAAGAAAAAAAATATGATATAAATTTAAAATCAAAAGAAATAAAAGAAATTACTTCTGTGGGAATAGCTTTTTATGGGAAAAAATTGAAAGTTAGCTACAAATAA